In Arthrobacter sp. MN05-02, one genomic interval encodes:
- a CDS encoding hypothetical protein (possible pseudo due to frameshift) — protein MVYAWYFEEDPALRPLQAVAGILAEKDDWGRLYDTDVLATNTIPAAAAVYRHDMYVDRELSLATAAAVRNLEVWETDEFHHDGIADDGEGIFERLLSMTRR, from the coding sequence GTCTACGCCTGGTACTTCGAGGAGGATCCCGCGCTGCGGCCGCTGCAGGCCGTGGCCGGGATCCTCGCGGAGAAGGACGACTGGGGCCGGCTCTACGACACCGACGTCCTGGCGACCAACACGATCCCGGCTGCGGCCGCGGTCTACCGGCACGACATGTACGTCGATCGCGAGCTCTCCCTGGCCACGGCAGCGGCCGTCCGGAACCTCGAGGTGTGGGAGACGGACGAGTTCCACCACGACGGGATCGCCGACGACGGCGAGGGCATCTTCGAGCGGCTGCTCTCGATGACCCGGCGGTGA